The genomic stretch GGCATAAATGGAAGCGCTAAACGTTTCCCGGTTTTACCTTTCTCAATTACTAGGATTTTCTCAGTGTTGTTAGGGTCGTTAATTGCAAGAACTACTTTGTTATTGCCCTGATATTTAATTGTCTCTTGTGAATCATTTTTTGAGTCATTATCAATAACGATAAATTCGCCATTTTTGATAATTACAGGATTATCCCAATTCATGATTGAGAAAGCTTCGTGAATCCGTAAGCCATAGATAGCAAGGATGCCATAGAGTCTTAAGGAACGTTTATTGCGTTCCTGGTCTGTTTTTGCCCGCGCATTAACTACCCATCTTTCGTTTAAACTTTCCCATGTTTCTCTTATCTCTTTGTCATCAGGTAGATGGTTTTTTTGCTCAGAACACTCTGTGCTATCCATCTCTTTTTCTACCCAAGTTGTGTATTTGTTAGGCAGTTCTAAAATTGACAAGTTTCGCTTAATTACTCTCAAGTGCCTTTTTTTTCTTTGCCCCCCTAGTGGGACATTAGATGCCCATTGAGCTAAACCTATCAAGGTAAATTCATCGTTGTTATTCTGCCAATCAGCAAAGCAATGGAAATGTTGATAATAAGAACAAGCTGGATTTTTAAGTTTCTTTTTACGTCCTTCCCAGTCACGGTTAATTACTTCCCAAGCGTCGTGAAAGGTTAGTTTCTGTTCTGTAGTTGCTGTGGTGGGGGGCTGTTGTTGTTTAGGTTTACGTCCGATTAACTCGTCTTTCCAGTCATCGGTGTATGTGCCACTGGTTAACGCTTGGGTAATCTTGGTGGCTACTGTCTCAGCTTCTACCAGATGGCGCGTGTTGATTGGTTGGCTAGCACCTCCCCAGTTATTCCGGACAGATTGGCGTTTAGCTTTACCGTTACTGCCTAGCAGGGTAGGGTGACTAAACTGAATCTCTAGGCTACCTTTCTTGATGCAGATAGCGGCTGTGCTACCATACTCACCCGCTTTTTTAATGCGCTCGTTAGCTTCGGTCACTAGGTGTGGAATGTTGTAACTACCGTCTTTCCAGGCTTCTGAGGGCTTAACTGTATCACTCATCTGTCACTCATCCTTTATGTGCTTTTTTATGTAACTTTGATGAGTAATAGTTTAACACAGACGCACCACATACCACTGTAGATATTCTCCTGCACCGACATCAAATTCGCAAGAAGTTTCCATGAGGTACTTAGCTTGTGCGTCAAGAGAGTCAAATTTGCGCAAATCTCGCGGTAGATCGTCTTGATATTGCTGTAAAATCCCTTTGAGTTTGGCTAGTAACTCTTCTGGAGTAAGAAATTGCTCTGGTTTGTCAGTTTCGAGAACGACATAACCGTCCTCCTGATACATAATTGAGTCTGGCATATAAATATAAAAAGCAGCGTAAGCGTTTAATCTATCTTCAAGTTTAATCCGAGAGTGCGACGCGATCGCTAATCCACCATTTTGCTATCGAAAATTTCATGAATCCTTTGCTCACTCTCAACTACGAACCAGCCTTAGAAAATTTAGGAGATGACTATTTTGATCGAGTACCAGCAGCTCAATTCCCTAACCATATTTTACGCTGGCGCAACGACCAGTTACTCTCCAAGCTCGGACTAAATCCCGAACAAGTTACCAACAACCATTTTATTGAAGCTTTTGGCAAATTTGAGGGGGTACGTCCCTTTTTAGCCTTAAGGTATCACGGCTATCAGTTTGGCGCTTATAATCCTTATTTAGGAGACGGTAGAGGCTTTGTTTACGGACAGGTACGAGGTACAGATGGCTATCTTTACGATTTCGGAACCAAAGGTTCTGGAATGACTCCCTACTCCCGCAGTGCTGATGGTAGACTAACTCTTAAAGGTGGCGTGCGCGAAATTTTGGCGGCCGAGGCTTTACATCAATTAGGAGTTAATACCTCTCGCTGTTTGAGTATGATTGAAACAGGCGAGGCTTTATGGCGTACTGACGAACCTTCTCCAACTCGTTCTTGTGTGATGGTACGCATGAGTCGTTCTCATATTCGCTTCGGTACTTTTGAGCGTCTCCACTACATTCAACGTCCAGATTTAATTCGTAAATTGTTAGACCACGTTATTAATTATTACTACCCTAATCTTACTTCATCTAAAGATAAATATGCGGAATTTTATGCTGAATTAGTGCAGCGAATAGCAGAATTAGCCGCGCAGTGGATGGCTGCGGGTTTTTGTCACGGGGTTTTGAATACGGATAATATGTCAATTACTGGGGAAAGTTTTGATTACGGTCCCTATGCTTTTATTCCTAGTTATAATCCTCAATTTACTGCGGCTTATTTTGATTATGGTGGCTTGTATTGTTATGAAAATCAGCCGTTAATTTGTAAGGTGAATTTAGAAAGATTACAAAAGCCTTTGGCTTTAGTGATGGCTAATTATGAATTGGAGGCTGGTTTAGCACAATTCGACGATTTTTATCAATCTAGTTATTATCAATTGATGTTACGCAAGTTAGGTTTGCCAGATTTACCAGTTTCTCAAGGTGAGGAGTTAGTTCAGCAAACTATTCAAGCGTTGAAAGATACTCAAGTTGGTTATCATCTCTTCTTTGCTGAATTAAGAGAATGGTTTAGTCCGAATTGGCGAAATGATAGTTCAATTATTTGGGAAAATGCTTCGTTTTCGCTTTCTGGTTGGCAAGATTGGATTGAATTGTACCATAAAAGTTTGAATATTTTACCTGCTGAAAAAATGGATAAAGTTAGCGATCGCTTGAGGTTTGCTAATCCGAAAACTGCTTTACTTAGACCAGTAATTGAGTCGATTTGGGAACCAATTACTCTGGAAGATAATTGGGAACCTTTTTATGATTTGGTAGAACAGTTGCAAAAGAAAATTTAAGGGGGACTGGGGACTGGAAATTAATAACTTGTAATCTTATTTTCCTAAATAAATGCTACAGATACGGACTCTGTAGAGACTAAAATGCAACGTCTCTACACAATTTCATGTAGCGTAGCCAAATCAAATTGGGATAACTAGCAATTGATAGTTGATAACTATTTTATGCGGCTACGTGGTAACTGAGATAAAATGCAGAAAAAAGTCTAGAAATGTTATCTAGAGAAATTGTCCAAAATGCCTTTATGAGTTATACCATTTCCATAAATGAATGCTACAGATACAGACCCTGTAAAGACTAAAATGCAGCGTCTCTACCCAATTTTATGTAGCACAGTCAAAGCAAATTGGTATTAATAATTGGTAGACAAGATTTGTGTGTTTCAGATAACAACTGGAGAATGAGTTAAAGCAGATAAATCTAACTTTGTGAGATGTTGATAAGCGTCGTCAATAATACCTTTACCACGGAGAAAACCAGTATTAGCACCAGGACAGATGTATTGGAGAGTTTCCGGAGAAAAACGCGATCGCAATTTCTCTATACTACGCACCTGACGCAACCAATGAAAAGTCTTAGCAGTACGCAAAGGGACGATTTCTCCTTTTTGGTTGGGTAGCAGATGTCGTCCAGTAAACAAAACGCCACCCTCAGCTTGATAATATAGACAAGCAGAACCAGGAGAGTAACCAGGAGTCCAAATCGCTACATATTTGTCAGCCAAATTTACCTCTCGTTCAAAAGAATTTACATTGACTTCTGGCAATAAATATGCTTCTTGTTCTTGAATAATCACCTCACAGCCCGTCGCTGCTTGAATTGACGCAACTTTACCAATACCACCTCGATGAGTCAAAAACAGCCATTTAACGCCTCCATGCTGATTGAGAAACTGATGATTGACCTCATGCCAAGCCGGACAATCAAGCAGAATGTTACCGTCATTTTCTACAATAAAATAAGAGGTTGCACCTAGAGTATCTCGATTGGGAGGAAAAGCAAAAATTCCTGACCTGAGCAAACGAGGTAATTTAGGAGTAGTAGTAGAATGATTAGTCCCCAGATGGCTTTGAGGAGGATTTGACTCGAAGGGTTGCATCTTAATCTTATTACTCGCTATGAATGTAAATTTGGGGCAGCGATCTAAATTAACGATCGCAGTGTAAATTAAATACTTTCTCGATCTATTGTAAAAGTGGAACAGAATGTAAATTCTGTGGTTCTAAAGAGGCTTCTCGATCGCAAATCGGCTGTTAAATATGTTGGAATTTTTACTCCTCATTGTACTGAGTGTTATTACATACATTATTGTGAAACGCAGTGTCGCTGGCATAACTCGGACACCAATCTGGTTATTATGGCTAGTGATGATGACTCCGGCGTTTGTCTGGACTGCTTGGATCGCGTATTTTGGTAAAGAGCGACCAATTCCACCTTTGTTGGCGATCGCGCCATTTGTGCTTTGTCCTTTAGTATACTGGTGGCTGATTGGGATCGGTAGGCGCAATGCACCGAAAACACCAGCTAAGCCAGATATTTCCACAGGAGATCCAGAAAAAGCGCCTTTAGCAGCTTCTTCAGAAGATTCCTCGAAAGTTCGTCCAATTACAACTAATGAAGAAAAGCTGTTACGCAATTGTTTCCCTTGGGGTATATATTATCTGCAAAATCTCGATTATCGTCCCCAAGCGATTCTTTGTCGGGGAAAACTGCGTTCAAATCCAGAAGTAGCTTATAAAACGATTAAAGAAAATATTACCGAAAAATTTGGCGATCGCTTCCTGCTTATTTTCCAAGAAGGTTTCAAAGGTCAGCCTTTCTTTGCATTAGTTCCCAATCCGCGATCGCAATCCCAAGATAAACTAAAGCCAGAAGAAAAACTTACACGCCCAAGTCTAGCCCTAGCACTGTTGTTTATAACTCTTTTTACCACAACAACGATTGGAGCGGAAATAGCCGGCGTTTCTCTTGAAGCATTACAACAAGACCCTAGTTTACTGTTACAGGGACTTCCTTATTCCTTATCAATCGTCGGAATTTTAGGCATACACGAATTCGGTCACTATCTAACAGCCAAATATTACCAAATTCGCACAACCTTGCCTTATTTTATCCCCATACCCTTTTTCCTCGGTACATTTGGGGCTTTTATTCAAATGCGATCGCCTGTTCCTAATCGTAAAGCTTTATTTGACGTTTCCCTCGCAGGTCCTTTAGCAGGTTTTATCGCTTCCGTACCAATTTTACTTTGGGGATTGTCTCTCTCGGAAATTGTTCCTCTCACCGACGAATCTGGTTTACTGAACATCGAATCAATCGATCCTCGTTACTCATTTTTACTCGCAGTTTTGAGTAAAATCGCCTTGGGAACCCAATTCACTCCTCAAGCAGCAATTGACCTTCATCCGATCGCCTTTGCCGGTTATGTCGGTATAGTAGTGACAGCCTTGAATTTAATGCCTGTAGGACAACTAGACGGCGGTCATATCGTTCATGCTATGTTTGGACAACGTACCGCGATCGGTATTGCTCAAGTGGCAAGGTTATTAATGTTAGGTTTGGCATTAGTTCAGTCAGATTTCTTACTTTGGGCGATTATCCTCTGGTTAATGCCGATCGCTGACGAACCTGCACTCAATGATGTCACAGAATTAGACAACAAGCGCGATTTTATCGGTTTACTGGCGCTAACTTTGTTAGTTATTATTCTCTTACCCGTACCCGCTACTATTTCTCAGTGGTTGAATTTTTAGGGGCTGGGGACTGGGGGCTGGGGATTGGGGACTGGGGACTGGGAACTGGGAACTGGGGACTGGGAACTGGGAACTGGGGAGAGGGGGGAGACAAGGAGGAGGGGGAAGACCGGGGAGAGGGGAGGATAAACTGATAACTGGCAACTGCTAACTGCTAACTGATAACTGTTCACTGCTAACTGTTCACTGAAATCCCCAATCCCCAATCCCTAATCCCCAATCCCTAATTCCCAACACTCCCAATACCCCCAACACTCCCAATTCCTCCAAAACACCCAATTCCCCCAATCCCCAATCCCTAATCCCCAATCCCTAATCCCCTATATGACTAATAACAAACAGAAAATTCATGTAATTGGCGGTGGTTTAGCTGGAACCGAAGCCACATGGCAAATTGCCCAAGCAGGAATACCTGTAGTTTTGCACGAAATGCGACCCGTGCGACTTTCTCCTGCTCATCATACGGGAGAATTAGCCGAGTTAGTGTGTAGTAATTCTTTTGGGGCGAAAAATAGCGATCGCGCGGCTGGTTTACTCCACGAAGAGTTACGTCGTTTGGGTTCGATTATTATCGCTACTGCTGACAAACACTCAGTTCCCGCAGGTGGCGCTTTAGCGGTAGATCGGGCTGTTTTTAGTCAAAATTTAACGGAAACTCTCGCTAACCATCCCTTAATTGAATTACGCCGCGAGGAAATAACCGAAATCCCCACTGATGGTGTGGTTGTCTTAACTACTGGACCTTTGACTAGCCCCGAATTAGCTGAAAATTTGCGACGCTTGACGGGTATGGAATATTTCAGCTTTTTCGACGCGGCTAGCCCGATAATTACTGGTGAGTCAATTAATCGAGATCTTGCTTTTCTCGCTTCCCGCTATGACAAAGGCGAAGCTGCTTATCTCAACTGTCCGATGAATAAGGAACAGTATCTTCGTTTTTGGCGAGAATTATGCGCCGCCGAACAAGCCCCTGTGAAAGATTTTGAACGAGAAAATGCGAAATTTTTTGAAGGTTGTCTTCCTATCGAAGAATTGGCGCAGCGAGGCGAAGATACCATGCGCTATGGACCTTTGAAACCTGTGGGATTGTTTGACCCTCGCCAGCCGGAAAATGAGCGAGATCGCCCTTATGCAGTAGTTCAGTTACGCCAAGAAGATCAAGCTGGTCAATTGTGGAATATGGTCGGTTTTCAAACGAATTTGCGCTGGGGCGAACAAAAGCGAGTTTTTCGCTTAATTCCTGGTTTAGAATCAGCCGAGTTTGTCCGTATGGGCGTGATGCACCGCAATACATTTATTAATTCACCCCAGTTACTTCATCCCACGCTGCAATTTAAAAATCGCAGCACATTATTAGCCGCAGGTCAACTCATTGGTACAGAAGGTTACACAGCCGCAACCGCCGGAGGTTGGCTAGCGGGGACAAATGCAGCACGTATTGTGTTAGGATTATCAACTATCGCAGTTCCACCAACAACCATGATGGGAGCATTATTGGAATTTATTAGTTCGGCAGAGCCAAAACATTTTCAACCAATGCCACCCAATTTTGGTATAATTCCGGAATTGCCAGTTCGGATCGGGAAGAAAAGAGAAAGATACAGGAAATACAGCGAGCGATCGCTAAGCGATTTAGATAATTGGCAAGCTCAACTAAATGATTTATCTTTAGTTTTAACCAATTAACCTCGCTAGGCGTTATCTATTCCCAACTCCTACTAACTCTTTTTCCTGAGTAACTGTAGCTAAACTACTACTAAGGCGTTCCAACCTTTGCTTCTGCTTTTGAGCAGCAACGATTGAAGCTAAATCTGGCATTTCCTGCCAACAGTGAGAGCAAAACCAGTAAGGACCGCTTTTGCGAACGTAGTGAAGTAACTGCCCGGAGCAACAAGGACATTTATGCATAATCCGTTTTCAACCTGAGAATTTTAAAATCGTTTTTGTCTATACTTTAAATTTAAAGAAAAATCCTTCATCCTGCCTTTAATTTTCCACAAGAATTATGAAGTTTTTGTGAAGTAAAGGCTTAGATCTATTTGCCATAAATCTCAATATTTTGGGAAAAACAAGTGAATATAACTCTTTACCACGATCTTGTCCAAAAGGCAAGGGCTTTAAGTTATGTTAAAATAGAAAGAGGTTTCTCGATTTCACCCTCTCAACAAAGCTGATGAAAGCAAAAAGCAGCAAGTTAGGAGCGGAGATGCTATCCTAGATGGAGACGAGGGCGCGTAGCTCAGGGGATAGAGCACCAGATTCCGGTTCTGGGTGTCGGGGGTTCAAATCCCTCCGCGCTCGTCACGCAGACAAATTAATCAGATCCGTTGACGACAAAAATTGCTCGACGGAGTTTTTTTTAGCTTTTCTGCAAACAGCCAAGCCAGATTATCGTAAATAATTAGGTGGTTCGAGGACGGTAACATCAACTAAGGGCGTAGCATTGTATTCCTGAAGTAAATTAGTTTGGATAACTTGGGTGAGGGTTTGGCGTATTTCTTGAGAACTTGCTGAGATCCCTTCTTGAGGTTGAACGTAAATTGTAACTAATAAAGTATTTTGACCGGGAATATTGGAGCGAGTGAAACGCACATTCGCTTCGACTAAATTAACCAAATCACTACGATTAACTATTTGTTGAACATCAGCATTTGCACGTTGAGCGCGACTGGAACGTTGTAAGTTAGGAGAATTAGAAATTTGCCAAGTAAGTAAACCTCCAAGTGCGACAATTGTTACCCCAAGCGCAACCGGAAAAAGCCATTTTTTGCCGCGATCGTATCTAGCACCGATCGCCGTAACTCCAAACAGACGAAAAACGATCGCCGCCGACAAATTAATTCCCACCAATTGCAAAATTAAGAGAAATACACCGCTAATTACCATATCCCAACGAGTTATGGCGATCGCCATTCCGACAATTCCGGCTGGTGGTGCGAGGGAAGCAGCGACTAACATCCCCGTGGCTGCACCAGAGACAAGACTACTTCTTTCTGACTGCACCAATTGCAAACCCCCGGCTGCACCTGCGGCTAAAGGTAGTAAGACAGTGACAGCAGAAATTTGACTGTTATCAACCATTAAACTGGTAGCGATTTGTTGTTGGAAAATCAAGCTGAGAAGTAAAGTTACCGCGATCGTGACAGCTAAAGCTGCAAAATAACGCACTAAACTACGCCAGAGAAGCATTTTGTCACCTCTAGCACTAGCGATCGCCACATTCATCGCAGGTCCGGCGAAGGGTGCAATTAACATTGCTGCCACTAATAAAAAGCTACTATTGGTAAATAAGCCAATCCAGACGACAATACCAGCCACTACCGCATAACCTAAAAAGCCTTTCCAGGAACCAACACTTTGCAATCCCGCTAAAAAGATTTCAATCGGACTGCGTACCTGGACATCAGTAACCCGATCTGGTGCTTCCGAAGGAGGAGGTTGCAAAGCGATCGCTCCTTGAGGAAAAAAGCTAACGTGCAAGTCGCGAATAGGCTCTAATTTCCTCAGTAAATGCTCGACTTGACGGTTAGAAACCCGCACAATTACTACATCTACCTCTCCAGAGGAATCAGTTCCAGTAAGTTGTACTAAGTTAACTCCCCGATGCTCTTTTGCAACTTTAAGAACTTCTTTTCCGTATCCCTGTGGTGTTTGAATCCATAACTGGCGCACCGTTCACCTCGCATCCAAAATGTTTCTTCTTTGTGAATGTATCTTGGAGCAGATTGAAACGAAACTACTATTCGATAGAGTTATTTTTAATTAAAAAAATATTTTCTCAAGATTTTTCAACTACCTTAAACCGTGAGCGAATCAATCTCAGCGCAAATCAATCTTGCTTTAGCAGTTTTTGGCGGATTGGTAGTAATTTATGCTTTATTTTCTCGCTTTTTCAAAGAAAGGCTACTCATCTCTGACCCAATTTTGGCGGTATTAGTGGGAATATTGTTGAGTCCTTTGGTGCTAAATTGGTTTGCTCCGAGTAATTGGGGGAATCAGGAGATAATTTTGCTCGAAGCTGCGAGAGTGGCGATCGCAATTCAATTGATGTCTACTGCACTAAGATTACCTAGTGGTTATCCTTTCCGTCATTGGCGTGGATTAGGAGTGCTACTAGGTTTAATTATGCCGCTTATGTGGCTGTGTAGTAGCTTATTGGCTTATTTAATTCTCGATTTATCTGTTTGGGAAGCTTTGTTACTCGGAGCAGTTATTACTCCGACAGACCCAGTTTTAGCCGCTACGATTGTAACTGGTGCTTTTGCTGAACAAAATCTCGCTAAACAAATTCGCCATTTACTCTCGGCTGAGTCTGGTGCAAATGATGGTTTGGGTTATCCTTTTGTTTTGTTACCAATTTTGATGCTTAATCGTCCCCAAGGTGAAGCAATTTCTCACTGGTTGCTTGAGGTTTGGCTTTGGGAAGTGGGGGCTGCTATTGTTATGGGTGGTTTGCTTGGTTACTTGGCTGGTGTTTGCTTAGTCTGGGCGCAAGAGAAGGAAATTATTGATAAACAATCTTTTTTTACTTATACTTTGGCTCTTTCTGTCGGTGTGCTTGGGATAGTTAAATTACTTGGCAGTGATGGAATTTTAGCAGTTTTTGTTGCGGGAATTGCTTTTGATTTAAAGGTGGAATCGAGAGATAGAATTGAGGAAGAAAAAGTCCAAGATTCTTTGGATTTGTTGTTGACCACTTCAATTTTTGTTTTATTCGCTTTAGCGTTACCTTGGCAAGAATGGTTAGATTTGGGCTGGAAAGGTTTACTGCTAGCTGTGGCTGTTTTGTTATTACGTCGCTTACCTGGAATGCTGTTACTGTATTCTCTGATGGGGTTAAGACGCCGCGCTGATGCTTTGTTTATGGGTTGGTTTGGTCCGATTGGGGTAGCAGCAATTTTTTATGCTAATTTGGCTGTACGGGATACAGGAATCGAGGAAATTTGGCCGATCGCCAGTTTAATTATTTTTACTTCTGTTTTCGCTCACGGAATTACGGCTGTTCCTTTCACAAAGCTACACCATCAACCCAAATCAGATAATTAATTACTAATGGATTTTTTTGCTCACACAATAACTCATACACTTATTGGACTTGTTGCTTTAACTATTATCGGATTTCTACAATCTTTTCATAGTAATTGGATGATCCTTGCACAGCACTATAAGACAAACCTACCAATACCAAAAGATACTATGCTAACATGGCAAACTATCACTATAAACTCCTTTACTTATCAACGTAGCTTAAGGATTAGTTCCTCACAAGAAGGACTTTATCTTTCTATGACCTTATATATGTTTATTCTTAGACCTTCCCATCCCACCCTATTCATTCCTTGGAGTGCAATTACTAAAGCTCATCCCTATAAAATTCTGGTTGAAGAATACAAGCTATACGTTGATATCCCCAACAGACTCAATGCTCCAATCGTTTTATCAATTCCTAGAGACAGTTTGAAATCAGCCGAAAAAATTCTAGCTCAAAAATGGTCATATACTTTTAATTTATGCCACCGTGACTGCTGAGAAAACCTACTATTTCTTGGTTCTCAGATTGCAACGCTAGGGATAGCGGAGTTGTACCATTCAAAAGTCTAGAGTTGACCTGTGCCTCATTTTCTATTAAAGTTGAGATTATTTCTAAGTTGTTATTTATTACGGCGATGTGTAAAGAAGTGAAACCATTAATGTCTTGACAGTTAACTTCGGCTCCATAGTTTATTAGCGTTTTAACTACTTCTAAATGGTTACTGAGTACGGCACGGTGTAAGGCAGTAAAGCTATCTTCACAAAGAGCATTTATGTTTACCCCCCTTTTTGCTAGTATGTCTACCAGTTCTTGATGTCCCTTATCGGAAGCAATATGTAGTATTCTGTAACCAATTTTTCCTTTTAGCTTAGTATCTTTTAATTGATTAATGTGTTTGGCAACCCGCTCTATCTCTCCGATTTCTGCAAATTTGAAAATTCTTTCTTGGAAAGACCATAAGGGAAATAAAATAAGAGCAGGTGTGAGAATGAATACCTGAACGGGAAAATTATCATTAATTTTTATCAGTAGTAAAGCTAGTAAGAAAATAATTGTTAACGTGAGATAAAATAATGGACTTTTAAAGAAATTAAATTTGTGAGACATGATTAAAAATAAATTGCTAGTAATTGTTGGTAATTCTATAATTATTAGATAAAGAATAGATTAGTAGTCCACTAAGTTAATTCTGACAAGGACTAAATATAGGGTTCGTGTCACTAGGGGCAGCGAGAAGGCGTATTGCTAGAGAAACTGCTATGAGGTGCCAACGCGCTAAAACTCTTGCGTAGCGGCAATTTTTTAGGCTAATCTGGCTGTACGGGATACAGGAATCGAGGAAATTTGGGCGATCGCCAGTTTAATTGTTTTTACTTCGATTTTCGCTCATGGAATTACGGCGGTTCCTTTTACGAAGCTACACCATCAACCCAAATCAGATAATTAATTAATTTCTACCATTTTTAAGGCTTTCTCGACGTTTTCACGCACGTCAGCCGCCGAAATATGTAAGGCTTTGCGTTCGCTGTCGCTAATTGGCAACTCTAACACGCTTTCGATACCTTTACTTCCTAAGCGACAGGGAACACCAATAAAAAGGTCATCTAAACCATATTCGCCTTGAACATAAGCTGCGGCTGGTAATAGACGCGAGAGATCGTGTAAAATAGCTTCAACCATCTGGCAAACAGAAGAGGCGGGAGCGTAATAAGCCCCACCTGTTTTAAATAATTTCACAAGTTCCGCTCCACCGTGGCGGGTTCGCTCTACCAAACGCTCAATCGTGCTACCATCTAATAATTCCGCGATGGGAATGCCGCGAACTGTACAATATTTCGGTAAAGGAACCATCAAATCCCCATGTCCTCCTAAAACCATCGCACTGACATCAGCGATCGCTACTTTCATTTCCATTGCAATGAAGGTTTGCAGTCGGGCTGAGTCGAGAACACCTGCCATCCCCATTACCCTCTCTGCTGGTATTTTCAAGGCTTGCCAAACTAAATATGTCATGA from Oscillatoria salina IIICB1 encodes the following:
- the trmFO gene encoding FADH(2)-oxidizing methylenetetrahydrofolate--tRNA-(uracil(54)-C(5))-methyltransferase TrmFO, encoding MTNNKQKIHVIGGGLAGTEATWQIAQAGIPVVLHEMRPVRLSPAHHTGELAELVCSNSFGAKNSDRAAGLLHEELRRLGSIIIATADKHSVPAGGALAVDRAVFSQNLTETLANHPLIELRREEITEIPTDGVVVLTTGPLTSPELAENLRRLTGMEYFSFFDAASPIITGESINRDLAFLASRYDKGEAAYLNCPMNKEQYLRFWRELCAAEQAPVKDFERENAKFFEGCLPIEELAQRGEDTMRYGPLKPVGLFDPRQPENERDRPYAVVQLRQEDQAGQLWNMVGFQTNLRWGEQKRVFRLIPGLESAEFVRMGVMHRNTFINSPQLLHPTLQFKNRSTLLAAGQLIGTEGYTAATAGGWLAGTNAARIVLGLSTIAVPPTTMMGALLEFISSAEPKHFQPMPPNFGIIPELPVRIGKKRERYRKYSERSLSDLDNWQAQLNDLSLVLTN
- a CDS encoding DUF389 domain-containing protein; protein product: MRQLWIQTPQGYGKEVLKVAKEHRGVNLVQLTGTDSSGEVDVVIVRVSNRQVEHLLRKLEPIRDLHVSFFPQGAIALQPPPSEAPDRVTDVQVRSPIEIFLAGLQSVGSWKGFLGYAVVAGIVVWIGLFTNSSFLLVAAMLIAPFAGPAMNVAIASARGDKMLLWRSLVRYFAALAVTIAVTLLLSLIFQQQIATSLMVDNSQISAVTVLLPLAAGAAGGLQLVQSERSSLVSGAATGMLVAASLAPPAGIVGMAIAITRWDMVISGVFLLILQLVGINLSAAIVFRLFGVTAIGARYDRGKKWLFPVALGVTIVALGGLLTWQISNSPNLQRSSRAQRANADVQQIVNRSDLVNLVEANVRFTRSNIPGQNTLLVTIYVQPQEGISASSQEIRQTLTQVIQTNLLQEYNATPLVDVTVLEPPNYLR
- a CDS encoding protein adenylyltransferase SelO; protein product: MNPLLTLNYEPALENLGDDYFDRVPAAQFPNHILRWRNDQLLSKLGLNPEQVTNNHFIEAFGKFEGVRPFLALRYHGYQFGAYNPYLGDGRGFVYGQVRGTDGYLYDFGTKGSGMTPYSRSADGRLTLKGGVREILAAEALHQLGVNTSRCLSMIETGEALWRTDEPSPTRSCVMVRMSRSHIRFGTFERLHYIQRPDLIRKLLDHVINYYYPNLTSSKDKYAEFYAELVQRIAELAAQWMAAGFCHGVLNTDNMSITGESFDYGPYAFIPSYNPQFTAAYFDYGGLYCYENQPLICKVNLERLQKPLALVMANYELEAGLAQFDDFYQSSYYQLMLRKLGLPDLPVSQGEELVQQTIQALKDTQVGYHLFFAELREWFSPNWRNDSSIIWENASFSLSGWQDWIELYHKSLNILPAEKMDKVSDRLRFANPKTALLRPVIESIWEPITLEDNWEPFYDLVEQLQKKI
- a CDS encoding site-2 protease family protein, with product MLEFLLLIVLSVITYIIVKRSVAGITRTPIWLLWLVMMTPAFVWTAWIAYFGKERPIPPLLAIAPFVLCPLVYWWLIGIGRRNAPKTPAKPDISTGDPEKAPLAASSEDSSKVRPITTNEEKLLRNCFPWGIYYLQNLDYRPQAILCRGKLRSNPEVAYKTIKENITEKFGDRFLLIFQEGFKGQPFFALVPNPRSQSQDKLKPEEKLTRPSLALALLFITLFTTTTIGAEIAGVSLEALQQDPSLLLQGLPYSLSIVGILGIHEFGHYLTAKYYQIRTTLPYFIPIPFFLGTFGAFIQMRSPVPNRKALFDVSLAGPLAGFIASVPILLWGLSLSEIVPLTDESGLLNIESIDPRYSFLLAVLSKIALGTQFTPQAAIDLHPIAFAGYVGIVVTALNLMPVGQLDGGHIVHAMFGQRTAIGIAQVARLLMLGLALVQSDFLLWAIILWLMPIADEPALNDVTELDNKRDFIGLLALTLLVIILLPVPATISQWLNF
- a CDS encoding site-specific integrase; protein product: MSDTVKPSEAWKDGSYNIPHLVTEANERIKKAGEYGSTAAICIKKGSLEIQFSHPTLLGSNGKAKRQSVRNNWGGASQPINTRHLVEAETVATKITQALTSGTYTDDWKDELIGRKPKQQQPPTTATTEQKLTFHDAWEVINRDWEGRKKKLKNPACSYYQHFHCFADWQNNNDEFTLIGLAQWASNVPLGGQRKKRHLRVIKRNLSILELPNKYTTWVEKEMDSTECSEQKNHLPDDKEIRETWESLNERWVVNARAKTDQERNKRSLRLYGILAIYGLRIHEAFSIMNWDNPVIIKNGEFIVIDNDSKNDSQETIKYQGNNKVVLAINDPNNTEKILVIEKGKTGKRLALPFMPKGEDWFETFDLINQPFSEVLPQYKNPLGFCKVNGYNCSSNYSTWISKKKIPFSSHKLRHACNIRMHQAGLNHLAIANSLGHTVAMNQSTYLRYQGQESKLEGLQSALNDLRGKQNEIDTLKTENERLKTENEQLKLQLQR
- a CDS encoding MBL fold metallo-hydrolase — encoded protein: MQPFESNPPQSHLGTNHSTTTPKLPRLLRSGIFAFPPNRDTLGATSYFIVENDGNILLDCPAWHEVNHQFLNQHGGVKWLFLTHRGGIGKVASIQAATGCEVIIQEQEAYLLPEVNVNSFEREVNLADKYVAIWTPGYSPGSACLYYQAEGGVLFTGRHLLPNQKGEIVPLRTAKTFHWLRQVRSIEKLRSRFSPETLQYICPGANTGFLRGKGIIDDAYQHLTKLDLSALTHSPVVI
- a CDS encoding chlororespiratory reduction protein 7, producing MPDSIMYQEDGYVVLETDKPEQFLTPEELLAKLKGILQQYQDDLPRDLRKFDSLDAQAKYLMETSCEFDVGAGEYLQWYVVRLC